From one Haloferax marinisediminis genomic stretch:
- a CDS encoding NADH-quinone oxidoreductase subunit N: MTPLQTLPDWAATAPAIVLALTGLLLLLIDTIDPDTSNNSLLAGTATLGSLAAGGIAAWFLLAGTGMEETGGAISLYGDALVVDGMSLFFTLIFTSVAAMVSVASYDYLSDQRYQGEFYSLVMFAATGMTLMAMSNSLATVFVSLELASLPSYALVAFLKKDRGSIEAGLKYFLIGAVSSAVFAFGISLVFAVTGSLVLPDVAAGLSDADQLVGVLGLGVLMIAGGFAFKTASVPFHFWAPEAYEGAPAPVSAFLSSASKAAGFAVAFRVFTVAFPLDIVASLGGGGVDWSILFAILAVVTMTLGNFAAATQENVKRMLAYSSIGHAGYALIGLAAITVDGGVANGDVLGASMAHLLVYGFMNTGAFLFIAMVEKWGIGRTFEDYNGLATKVPIAATAMTIFMFSLAGLPPFGGFVSKYALFYSAIESGFWWLAAVGAVNSALSLFYYSRVVKAMWIEEPSKPLEIGSQPVGLYVAVIFAAVGTVLLLPGFQPVIETAQTVAAALF; encoded by the coding sequence ATGACGCCACTGCAGACGCTCCCTGACTGGGCGGCGACGGCACCCGCCATCGTGCTCGCGCTGACGGGTCTCCTCTTGCTGCTCATCGACACCATCGACCCGGACACGTCGAACAACAGTCTGCTCGCCGGCACGGCGACGCTCGGTTCGCTCGCCGCTGGCGGCATCGCTGCCTGGTTCCTCCTCGCAGGAACCGGCATGGAAGAGACCGGTGGCGCCATCTCGCTGTACGGCGATGCACTCGTCGTCGACGGGATGAGCCTGTTCTTCACGCTCATCTTCACGAGTGTCGCCGCGATGGTCTCTGTCGCCTCGTACGACTACCTCTCGGACCAGCGCTATCAGGGCGAGTTCTACTCGCTCGTGATGTTCGCTGCGACCGGGATGACGCTCATGGCGATGTCGAACTCGCTGGCGACGGTCTTCGTCAGCCTCGAACTCGCCTCGCTGCCGTCGTACGCACTCGTCGCGTTCCTCAAGAAGGACCGCGGCAGCATCGAAGCGGGTCTGAAGTACTTCCTCATCGGTGCTGTGTCGTCCGCGGTGTTCGCGTTCGGTATCAGCCTCGTGTTCGCCGTCACCGGCTCGCTCGTCCTCCCGGACGTCGCGGCCGGTCTGTCTGACGCCGACCAACTCGTCGGTGTGCTCGGACTCGGCGTGCTGATGATCGCTGGTGGATTCGCCTTCAAGACCGCCTCCGTGCCGTTCCACTTCTGGGCGCCGGAGGCCTACGAGGGCGCGCCCGCACCCGTCAGTGCGTTCCTCTCGTCGGCGTCGAAGGCTGCCGGTTTCGCCGTCGCCTTCCGCGTCTTCACCGTCGCGTTCCCCCTCGACATCGTCGCCTCGCTCGGTGGCGGTGGCGTCGATTGGTCGATTCTGTTCGCGATCCTCGCCGTCGTCACGATGACGCTCGGTAACTTCGCGGCCGCGACCCAAGAGAACGTCAAGCGCATGCTCGCGTACTCCTCGATTGGACACGCTGGCTACGCGCTCATCGGCCTCGCGGCCATCACCGTCGACGGTGGTGTCGCAAACGGCGACGTTCTCGGCGCGAGTATGGCCCACCTGCTCGTCTACGGCTTCATGAACACGGGTGCGTTCCTGTTCATCGCCATGGTCGAGAAGTGGGGCATCGGCCGAACCTTCGAGGACTACAACGGTCTCGCGACGAAGGTGCCAATCGCCGCGACGGCGATGACCATCTTCATGTTCTCGCTGGCAGGGCTCCCACCGTTCGGTGGCTTCGTCTCGAAGTACGCCCTGTTCTACTCGGCCATCGAGTCCGGCTTCTGGTGGCTCGCCGCCGTCGGCGCCGTGAACAGCGCACTGTCGCTGTTCTACTACAGTCGCGTCGTCAAGGCGATGTGGATCGAAGAGCCGTCGAAGCCGCTCGAAATCGGAAGCCAGCCAGTCGGTCTGTACGTCGCGGTCATCTTCGCCGCGGTCGGTACGGTCCTCCTGCTGCCCGGCTTCCAGCCCGTCATCGAGACGGCACAGACCGTCGCTGCGGCGCTCTTCTGA
- a CDS encoding DUF7522 family protein, whose protein sequence is MELESQLVPESRAEAIVRTCRTVVGDDLRSVTYFTHDRCEQIYLRSDLEADADLTGFVEHETDGFQARTAYRGSELGNYRYTVRAFEHGYLTRVTVANKGVFVTTDGLTLRRSEELASALSELLRPK, encoded by the coding sequence ATGGAACTCGAATCACAACTCGTCCCCGAATCTCGCGCTGAAGCCATCGTCCGGACCTGCCGAACCGTCGTCGGTGACGACCTCCGAAGTGTCACCTACTTCACGCACGACCGTTGTGAGCAGATTTACCTCCGGTCGGACCTCGAAGCAGATGCAGACTTGACCGGGTTCGTCGAACACGAGACCGACGGGTTCCAAGCACGGACCGCCTACCGAGGGTCTGAACTCGGCAACTACCGCTACACGGTTCGTGCGTTCGAACACGGGTACTTGACGCGTGTCACGGTAGCCAACAAGGGCGTGTTCGTCACCACCGATGGACTCACGCTCCGACGCTCGGAAGAACTCGCGTCGGCACTCTCAGAGCTGTTGCGTCCGAAATAA